The Oncorhynchus nerka isolate Pitt River linkage group LG12, Oner_Uvic_2.0, whole genome shotgun sequence genome includes a region encoding these proteins:
- the bsdc1 gene encoding BSD domain-containing protein 1, with product MAEGEGCEGWWGGWLHQSFQAVKDKSSEAYEFIKRDLTEFSNVVQHDTACSIVATASAVRSKLAVEGSSDTTEKVKKSLSSFLGVITDTLAPPQDMTIDCDVITLVATPAGTTEVYDSTKARLYSLQADPATYCNEPDGPLEKFDAWLSCFSLEERKGEISDLLVNSPSIRALYTKMVPAAVSHSEFWQRYFYKVFQLYQEEARRVALKQRAEQTTHTEALGWEEEDEDDFLGATSSSRLNFTPPLEDHATQLSPLTPVTMATTPLSPIPSPSGEHSSTLSLSSDSVSLPTQVELRPARPHPAVVELAQKLNKASLEENEPEGQQEEEREQGQTEVQVEAPAQPEPTGKATAERVTVQAPTTRPETEGPQDLRVFELNSDSGKSTPSNNGKKGSSTDVSEDWEKDFDLDMTEEEVQMALSRVAAAGELEDWENWD from the exons ATGGCTGAAGG GGAAGGCTGCGAAGGCTGGTGGGGAGGCTGGCTTCACCAAAGCTTCCAGGCTGTCAAAGATAAG TCATCTGAGGCGTATGAGTTTATAAAGCGTGACCTGACGGAGTTCTCCAACGTAGTGCAACATGATACTGCGTGCTCCATCGTCGCCACAGCAAGTGCTGTTAGAAGCAAACTAGCG GTGGAGGGCTCCTCTGACACCACAGAGAAGGTGAAGAAGAGTCTGTCCAGTTTCTTAGGCGTGATAACAGACACCCTCGCTCCTCCCCAGGACATGACCATcgactgtgatgtcattacgcTAGTGGCAACTCCTGCAGGCACCACAGAGGTGTATGACAGCACCAAG GCTCGTCTCTACAGTCTACAAGCTGACCCTGCTACATACTGCAATGAGCCTGACG GTCCCCTAGAGAAGTTTGATGCGTGGCTCTCCTGCTTCagtctggaggagaggaaaggagagatctCTGACCTCCTGGTCAACAGCCCTTCCATCAGGGCCCTTTACACCAAAATG GTGCCAGCAGCTGTATCCCATTCTGAATTCTGGCAGCGGTATTTCTACAAAGTCTTTCAGTTATACCAG GAGGAGGCAAGAAGAGTGGCCCTgaaacagagagcagagcagactaCCCACACAGAGGCTCtgggctgggaggaggaggatgaag ATGACTTCCTTGGTGCAACGTCTTCATCTCGCCTAAACTTCACACCCCCATTGGAAGACCACGCGACCCAGCTGTCCCCACTCACACCAGTCACCATGGCGACGACCCCGCTCAGCCCCATCCCGTCGCCGAGCGGGGagcactcctctaccctctccctgaGCAGCGACAGTGTCAGCCTGCCTACCCAGGTGGAGTTGAGACCAGCCAGGCCACATCCTGCAGTCGTGGAGCTGGCCCAGAAACTCAACAAGGCCAGCCTGGAGGAGAACGAGCCAGAAgggcagcaggaggaggagagggaacaagGGCAGACTGAGGTTCAGGTAGAGGCCCCAGCCCAGCCTGAGCCCACAGGGAAAGCTACAGCTGAGAGAGTAACAGTCCAGGCTCCTACcaccagaccagagacagaggGGCCCCAGGACCTGAGGGTGTTTGAGCTCAACTCTGACAGCGGGAAGTCTACACCTTCAAATAATGGCAAGAAAG GGTCCAGCACAGATGTCAGTGAGGACTGGGAGAAGGACTTTGACCTGGACATGACAGAAGAGGAGGTGCAGATGGCGCTCTCTAGAGTTGCCGCTGCAGGAGAG CTGGAGGATTGGGAGAACTGGGACTGA